Proteins co-encoded in one Acidithiobacillus caldus ATCC 51756 genomic window:
- the carB gene encoding carbamoyl-phosphate synthase large subunit: MAKRKDIHSVLLIGAGPIVIGQACEFDYSGVQACKALREEGCRVILVNSNPATIMTDPDTADAVYIEPVEWQTVAKIIERERPDALLPTMGGQTALNCALDLHREGILERFGVELIGASIEAIQEAEDRGRFKRAMEEIGLEVARSAFAHTLDEARAIAEDVGFPVIIRPSYTLGGSGGGIAYNREEFEDIAARGLEASPSHEILIEESVIGWKEFEMEVVRDRADNCIIVCSIENLDPMGIHTGDSITVAPAQTLTDREYQVMRDASLAVLRRIGVDTGGSNVQFALNPRNGRMLVIEMNPRVSRSSALASKATGFPIAKIAAKLALGYTLDELRNDITRATPASFEPTIDYVVTKIPRFAFEKFPEADSHLTTQMKSVGEVMAMGRSFQESLQKALRGLETGVYGLDEKLDLREPEALPRLEQELRNAGPERLWYIADAFRRGWTLEQVQALTHIDPWFLEQIAEIVVTEESLRGLPLASLDRERLLGLKRMGFSDRRLARLLGCRESLLREHRHKLGLRPVYKRVDTCAAEFPSPTPYLYSSYEAECEAAPSDRRKIVILGGGPNRIGQGIEFDYCCVHAAMALRTDGFETIMVNCNPETVSTDYDTSDRLYFEPLTLEDVLEIVALEKPEGVIVQFGGQTPLKLANDLESAGVPIIGTSPDSIDLAEDRERFQQLITRLGLRQPENAIARSADEALQLARQLGYPLVVRPSYVLGGRAMRIVYSEEDLARYMVEAVRVSEDQPILLDRFLNDALEVDVDAVADGKQVVVAGIMEHIEQAGVHSGDSACCLPPYSLAQPIQDELRRQAECLGQALGVIGLMNCQFAVQEDRIYVLEVNPRASRTVPFVSKACGVPLAKIAARAMSGQSLADQGVSAIAAGPHFSVKEAVFPFIKFPGVDVLLGPEMKSTGEVMGIGKSFGEAFLKAQIAAGEHFPRSGTVFLSVRDADKPVAARIARDLRALGFSLLATHGTASHLQAQGIDCARVNKVTEGRPHIVDAIKNGKVQIIINTVDERQSVRDSYSIRRAALQMGLTYYTTLAGASAGTAALRVLLQGDWTVEKLQDLAFATPHMR, encoded by the coding sequence ATGGCTAAGCGTAAGGATATCCACAGCGTCCTCCTGATCGGCGCTGGGCCCATCGTCATCGGTCAAGCCTGTGAGTTCGACTACTCCGGCGTGCAGGCCTGCAAGGCCCTGCGCGAGGAGGGTTGCCGCGTCATTCTGGTCAACTCCAACCCAGCCACCATCATGACCGATCCGGACACGGCAGATGCCGTCTACATCGAGCCGGTGGAGTGGCAGACGGTGGCCAAGATCATCGAGCGCGAGCGGCCCGACGCCCTTCTCCCCACCATGGGCGGCCAGACGGCCCTCAACTGTGCCTTGGATCTCCACCGCGAGGGCATACTGGAACGCTTCGGGGTCGAACTCATCGGCGCCAGTATCGAGGCCATCCAAGAGGCCGAAGACCGGGGCCGCTTCAAGCGCGCCATGGAGGAAATCGGTCTCGAAGTGGCCCGCTCCGCCTTCGCCCACACCCTCGACGAGGCTCGGGCCATCGCCGAGGATGTGGGCTTCCCGGTCATCATCCGTCCCTCCTACACCCTGGGCGGGAGCGGCGGCGGTATCGCCTACAACCGCGAGGAGTTTGAAGACATCGCCGCCCGCGGACTGGAAGCAAGCCCCAGCCACGAGATCCTCATCGAGGAATCGGTGATCGGCTGGAAAGAGTTCGAGATGGAAGTGGTCCGTGACCGCGCCGACAACTGCATCATCGTCTGCTCCATCGAAAACCTGGATCCCATGGGTATCCACACCGGCGATTCCATTACCGTTGCCCCGGCCCAGACCCTCACGGATCGGGAATACCAGGTCATGCGCGATGCCTCCCTTGCCGTGCTGCGGCGGATTGGCGTGGACACGGGTGGCTCCAATGTCCAGTTTGCGCTGAATCCACGCAATGGACGGATGCTGGTCATCGAAATGAATCCCCGAGTATCCCGTTCTTCGGCTCTGGCCTCCAAGGCGACGGGTTTCCCCATCGCCAAGATCGCGGCCAAGCTTGCTCTGGGTTACACCCTGGACGAATTGCGCAACGACATCACGCGGGCGACGCCCGCCAGTTTTGAGCCCACCATCGACTACGTGGTCACCAAGATCCCGCGCTTCGCCTTCGAGAAGTTCCCGGAGGCGGACAGCCATCTCACCACCCAGATGAAATCCGTGGGTGAGGTCATGGCCATGGGGCGCAGCTTTCAGGAATCCCTGCAAAAAGCCCTGCGCGGACTGGAGACGGGGGTGTACGGGCTCGACGAAAAACTGGACCTGCGCGAGCCCGAGGCCCTGCCCCGCCTCGAACAGGAGCTGCGCAATGCCGGGCCCGAACGCCTGTGGTACATTGCCGATGCCTTTCGGCGGGGCTGGACACTGGAGCAGGTGCAGGCCCTCACCCACATCGACCCCTGGTTCCTGGAACAGATCGCCGAAATCGTGGTCACGGAAGAGTCGTTGCGCGGCCTGCCCCTGGCGAGCCTCGATCGCGAGCGTCTGCTCGGTCTCAAGCGCATGGGTTTCTCGGACCGTCGTCTGGCCCGGCTTTTGGGTTGTCGTGAGTCCCTGTTGCGCGAGCACCGCCACAAACTGGGTCTACGGCCCGTCTACAAACGCGTGGACACCTGCGCCGCCGAGTTTCCCTCGCCAACTCCCTATCTCTATTCCAGCTACGAAGCCGAATGTGAGGCAGCTCCCAGCGATCGCCGCAAGATCGTGATTCTCGGTGGTGGACCCAATCGTATCGGTCAGGGCATCGAATTCGACTACTGCTGTGTGCATGCTGCCATGGCCCTGCGCACCGATGGTTTCGAAACCATCATGGTCAACTGCAACCCGGAAACCGTCTCGACGGACTACGACACCTCGGATCGCCTCTACTTTGAACCATTGACCCTGGAAGACGTCCTGGAAATCGTGGCTCTGGAAAAACCTGAGGGAGTCATCGTTCAGTTTGGCGGACAGACGCCCCTGAAGCTCGCCAACGACCTCGAGTCTGCCGGGGTGCCCATCATCGGTACCAGTCCCGACTCCATCGACCTCGCCGAAGATCGCGAGCGCTTTCAGCAACTCATCACCCGCTTGGGCCTGCGCCAGCCCGAAAACGCCATCGCCCGCAGCGCCGACGAGGCACTGCAACTGGCACGTCAGCTAGGCTACCCCTTGGTGGTGCGGCCTTCCTACGTGCTGGGCGGGCGTGCCATGCGCATCGTCTACAGCGAGGAAGATCTTGCGCGCTACATGGTCGAGGCCGTCCGCGTATCGGAAGATCAGCCCATTCTCCTCGATCGCTTTCTCAACGACGCCCTGGAAGTGGATGTGGACGCCGTCGCCGACGGCAAGCAGGTCGTCGTGGCCGGCATCATGGAACACATCGAACAGGCCGGGGTACACAGCGGTGACTCTGCCTGCTGTCTGCCGCCCTACTCCCTCGCTCAGCCGATTCAGGACGAGTTGCGACGACAGGCGGAGTGTCTGGGCCAGGCCCTCGGTGTGATCGGGCTGATGAATTGCCAGTTCGCGGTGCAGGAGGATCGCATCTACGTCCTGGAGGTCAACCCCCGCGCCTCGCGGACGGTACCTTTCGTCTCCAAGGCCTGTGGCGTGCCCCTGGCCAAGATCGCGGCCCGCGCCATGAGTGGTCAGAGTCTGGCGGATCAAGGGGTGAGCGCCATCGCCGCCGGTCCCCACTTCAGCGTCAAAGAGGCAGTCTTTCCCTTCATCAAGTTCCCGGGCGTGGATGTGCTGCTTGGCCCGGAAATGAAATCCACGGGCGAGGTCATGGGCATCGGCAAGAGCTTCGGCGAGGCTTTCCTCAAGGCCCAGATCGCTGCCGGCGAGCACTTTCCGCGCTCCGGTACCGTGTTCCTCAGCGTGCGCGACGCCGACAAGCCCGTTGCTGCGCGCATAGCCCGGGATTTGCGGGCACTGGGTTTCTCGCTGTTGGCGACCCACGGCACCGCTAGCCATTTGCAGGCGCAGGGCATCGACTGCGCCCGGGTAAACAAGGTCACGGAAGGGCGTCCGCACATTGTCGACGCCATCAAGAACGGCAAGGTGCAGATCATCATCAACACCGTGGACGAGCGCCAGTCGGTGCGCGACTCCTACAGTATCCGCCGCGCCGCCCTGCAGATGGGCTTGACCTACTACACCACATTGGCGGGCGCCAGCGCCGGGACGGCTGCCCTGCGGGTGCTCCTCCAAGGCGACTGGACCGTCGAGAAGCTTCAGGATCTGGCTTTCGCAACACCCCATATGAGGTAA
- the carA gene encoding glutamine-hydrolyzing carbamoyl-phosphate synthase small subunit, with protein sequence MLADGKVFHGHGFGAPGLAVGEICFNTAMTGYQEILTDPSYRGQIVTLTYPHIGNTGCNGEDAEGRGIFCSALVVRNRPRAPSSWRSEEGLEDYLRRHGIPAIAELDTRALTRHLREGGAQNAALMVGPDADPEKALAAARAFPGLEGADLIAEVATAQSQSWDQASGAPREGYRAQPRTNLPHHVVVYDFGAKRNILRLLADRGCRATLVPPQTPVAEVLALRPDGVLFSNGPGDPAVLHEARARMAAFLEHDLPLFGLCLGHQILGLTLGARSLKMKFGHHGANHPVQDLRSGRVLITSQNHGFAIDADTLPARVEVTHRSLFDGSLQGMRLRDRPVFSFQGHPEAGPGPHDAACIFDDFVASFRSSQEKRIHG encoded by the coding sequence GTGCTGGCAGACGGAAAGGTCTTTCACGGACACGGCTTCGGTGCGCCGGGCCTGGCTGTGGGCGAAATCTGCTTCAATACCGCCATGACGGGCTACCAGGAGATTCTCACGGATCCCTCCTACCGCGGCCAGATCGTCACCCTCACCTATCCCCACATCGGTAATACGGGATGCAATGGTGAGGATGCGGAGGGACGCGGCATCTTCTGCTCTGCCCTGGTCGTGCGCAATCGTCCGCGTGCACCCAGCAGCTGGCGCAGCGAAGAGGGTCTGGAGGACTACTTGCGTCGACACGGCATCCCTGCCATCGCTGAGCTGGATACGCGTGCGTTGACTCGACATCTGCGTGAGGGTGGTGCGCAAAACGCCGCCCTCATGGTAGGACCCGATGCGGACCCAGAAAAAGCACTGGCGGCGGCTCGTGCCTTTCCCGGCCTCGAGGGCGCCGACCTCATCGCCGAGGTGGCCACGGCCCAGAGCCAGAGCTGGGACCAGGCCAGCGGTGCACCGCGAGAAGGCTATCGGGCGCAGCCGCGGACGAACCTCCCCCACCACGTCGTCGTCTACGACTTCGGCGCCAAGCGCAATATCCTGCGCCTTCTGGCCGACCGAGGCTGTCGCGCCACCCTGGTCCCGCCGCAAACACCCGTCGCCGAGGTCCTTGCCCTGCGGCCCGATGGCGTGCTGTTTTCCAATGGTCCTGGTGATCCGGCGGTGTTGCATGAGGCCCGCGCCCGCATGGCGGCATTCCTCGAGCACGATCTGCCATTGTTCGGACTGTGCTTGGGTCATCAGATCCTTGGACTCACTCTGGGTGCCCGCAGCCTGAAAATGAAATTCGGCCACCACGGAGCCAACCACCCCGTGCAGGATCTGCGCTCCGGCCGCGTGCTCATCACCAGCCAAAACCACGGCTTCGCCATTGACGCCGACACGCTGCCCGCCCGCGTGGAGGTCACCCACCGCTCCCTCTTCGATGGTAGTCTGCAGGGGATGCGGCTGCGGGACAGGCCCGTCTTTTCCTTCCAGGGTCACCCGGAAGCTGGTCCCGGTCCCCACGATGCGGCGTGCATCTTCGACGACTTCGTTGCCAGCTTCCGCTCATCCCAAGAGAAGCGCATCCATGGCTAA
- a CDS encoding YgaP family membrane protein produces MRVNEGSIDRFLRVVIGIVLIALVFVGPKTPWGWIGLLPLVTGLVGFCPAYALFGIRTCKLSRPKA; encoded by the coding sequence ATGCGCGTCAATGAAGGCAGCATCGATCGTTTTCTGCGGGTGGTAATAGGAATAGTGCTCATCGCCCTGGTATTTGTTGGGCCGAAGACCCCCTGGGGCTGGATCGGTCTCCTACCGCTGGTCACTGGCCTGGTCGGCTTTTGTCCGGCTTATGCCCTCTTCGGCATACGCACATGCAAGCTGTCCAGACCCAAAGCCTGA
- a CDS encoding outer membrane beta-barrel protein, whose protein sequence is MPKTIPLIATSLSLPFLLFTPPALAAVLPAMPPSINIHAGPLGQVQVGGLFAFAGRAQSNVYPGASGPAGKTFSAAVSDALISISKDTGTWQFYLEGGAYNFYVVGQPPSSTGNIINATFGPLPLAYIQYTPSKNFNIQIGKLPAIPGITPLTALISDSYGIEFGLTGAQQQTVTRGIQANYTLGPVAASLAWTDGPYSNRYNWAVGQIAYSVSKASTVITQAGGNLGRTGYSTSAASSYLNNSDFYLLGYNYSGNRWNVFGYLQYQKLLATRRGGRSHGDQYGASIDANYAFTPHYSLSTRVDYIAYSDQAAVANPNNGMGYGPGSRAVSLTLSPIYQYKHWFAEGDLSYVHVYHYQTGDVFGQNGTAPNQFVAMVNVGFLL, encoded by the coding sequence ATGCCCAAAACCATACCGCTAATTGCGACATCCTTGTCCCTGCCTTTTCTGCTGTTCACTCCCCCGGCCCTCGCCGCGGTACTTCCGGCCATGCCCCCGAGTATCAATATCCACGCCGGACCACTGGGGCAGGTGCAGGTTGGTGGACTGTTCGCTTTCGCCGGGAGAGCGCAGAGCAATGTTTATCCGGGGGCTTCTGGACCGGCAGGTAAAACCTTCAGTGCGGCGGTGAGCGATGCCCTCATTTCCATTTCCAAGGACACGGGAACCTGGCAATTTTATCTGGAAGGTGGTGCCTATAACTTTTACGTGGTTGGCCAGCCGCCAAGTTCGACGGGTAACATCATCAACGCGACATTCGGTCCGTTGCCTTTGGCATACATTCAGTACACTCCCAGCAAGAACTTCAATATTCAGATCGGTAAATTGCCTGCCATCCCTGGGATCACGCCATTGACGGCACTGATTTCGGACTCCTATGGCATCGAGTTCGGGCTGACCGGCGCGCAACAACAAACCGTTACGCGGGGTATTCAAGCCAACTATACCCTGGGTCCGGTGGCGGCTTCCCTGGCCTGGACCGATGGTCCGTATTCCAACCGCTACAATTGGGCCGTCGGTCAGATTGCCTATAGCGTCAGCAAGGCCAGCACGGTCATCACCCAGGCGGGCGGAAATCTGGGACGCACCGGCTACTCTACGTCGGCAGCTTCAAGTTATCTCAACAACTCCGATTTCTACCTGCTCGGTTACAACTACAGCGGCAATCGCTGGAATGTCTTCGGCTACCTGCAATACCAGAAGCTTTTGGCAACCCGGCGCGGGGGACGTAGCCACGGCGATCAGTACGGTGCCAGTATCGATGCCAATTATGCCTTCACTCCGCATTACTCCTTGAGCACGCGGGTGGATTACATCGCCTACAGCGACCAGGCCGCCGTAGCCAACCCCAACAACGGTATGGGTTATGGTCCGGGCAGCCGCGCCGTATCCCTGACGCTGTCGCCCATCTATCAGTATAAGCACTGGTTTGCGGAAGGCGATCTGAGCTATGTCCACGTCTATCATTACCAGACGGGTGATGTTTTTGGACAGAACGGGACCGCACCAAATCAATTTGTGGCCATGGTCAACGTCGGCTTCTTGCTCTAA
- a CDS encoding APC family permease — MSGKLKRDVGFSGLIFASLGGIIGSGWLFGPLVAAQTAGPLSIFSWLIGALTILLLGLTYAEVGPLFPRAGAAAHIANVVHGNLLGKIWAWLLFMFYIAIAPVEVVAVLTYANNYLPGLLQGNTGLLSVTGVIAAIVLLGLMFLLNFLGIKRVAQLFTGIGWWKLGVPILTIIVLVLTSYHPENLHVMDWHSSVHGMFVAVASSGIVFSYLGFRQAIELGGESREPGKHIPGAVIGAIAIGALVYVGLQWAFIVSMPPSQIVHGWQHLDFKGLFGPFAAISTMLGIGWLAILIYADALISPGGTAFVYATSAARAVVANGEVKAGPPIFTRISANGVPWVGVIVAYVIGCLYFLPFPSWQKMVGFITTISVITYGIGPIVLLQLRRSVPDLERPFRLWAANVIAPVAFILSSLVAFWGGFHALTYIFAVLFGILAIYGIVRLVRGGRPGEESGFFNITWIFPYFIGLWVLSYLGPKVLGGIGEIGFYWSMLAVAVLALVSMFWALKVTVPDGRVADYFAAMAEEGISL, encoded by the coding sequence ATGTCGGGAAAACTGAAACGCGATGTCGGCTTTTCGGGGCTCATCTTCGCAAGCCTCGGTGGGATAATTGGCTCCGGATGGTTGTTTGGCCCCTTGGTCGCGGCGCAGACGGCCGGACCCCTGAGCATTTTTTCCTGGCTCATCGGGGCCTTGACCATCCTCTTGCTGGGCCTGACCTACGCGGAAGTGGGGCCGCTCTTCCCTCGCGCCGGAGCCGCGGCCCACATTGCCAATGTGGTACACGGCAATTTGCTGGGGAAGATCTGGGCGTGGTTGTTGTTCATGTTCTACATCGCCATTGCACCCGTGGAAGTGGTGGCGGTATTGACCTACGCCAACAATTATCTGCCGGGCTTGTTGCAGGGTAATACGGGCCTTTTGAGTGTCACCGGGGTCATCGCCGCCATTGTCCTGCTGGGGCTTATGTTTCTACTCAACTTTTTGGGTATCAAGCGCGTCGCCCAGCTCTTTACCGGGATCGGCTGGTGGAAACTCGGGGTACCCATCCTGACCATCATCGTGTTGGTTCTGACGAGTTATCATCCGGAAAATTTGCACGTCATGGACTGGCACAGTAGCGTGCACGGGATGTTCGTGGCCGTGGCGTCCTCAGGGATCGTCTTCAGCTACTTGGGGTTCCGCCAGGCCATCGAGTTGGGAGGAGAGAGTCGGGAGCCTGGCAAGCACATTCCCGGGGCGGTCATCGGTGCCATCGCCATCGGTGCTCTCGTATACGTCGGTCTGCAATGGGCCTTCATCGTCAGTATGCCGCCCAGTCAGATCGTCCACGGTTGGCAACATCTGGACTTCAAGGGTCTGTTTGGTCCTTTTGCAGCCATATCCACCATGCTGGGGATCGGTTGGTTGGCCATCCTGATCTATGCCGACGCGTTGATTTCCCCCGGTGGAACGGCCTTTGTCTATGCCACATCGGCGGCGCGGGCCGTGGTGGCGAACGGCGAAGTGAAAGCAGGTCCGCCCATTTTTACCCGCATCAGCGCCAACGGGGTACCCTGGGTTGGCGTCATTGTCGCCTATGTCATCGGTTGCCTCTATTTCCTGCCTTTCCCTTCGTGGCAGAAAATGGTGGGTTTCATTACCACCATCTCCGTCATCACCTACGGCATTGGGCCCATCGTGCTTCTGCAGTTGCGTCGTTCGGTGCCGGATCTGGAGCGGCCTTTCCGGCTTTGGGCTGCCAACGTCATCGCGCCAGTGGCCTTCATTCTCTCCTCGCTCGTTGCTTTTTGGGGCGGATTTCACGCTCTTACCTACATTTTTGCCGTCCTCTTCGGCATTCTCGCCATCTATGGGATTGTGCGTCTGGTGCGGGGTGGGCGTCCCGGAGAGGAGTCGGGATTTTTCAACATCACCTGGATTTTCCCGTACTTCATCGGTCTTTGGGTGCTCTCTTACCTTGGCCCCAAGGTACTGGGCGGCATTGGTGAGATCGGCTTTTACTGGTCGATGCTGGCCGTCGCCGTGCTCGCGCTGGTGAGCATGTTCTGGGCGCTCAAGGTGACGGTTCCCGACGGCCGCGTGGCGGATTACTTTGCGGCCATGGCCGAGGAGGGCATCTCGCTCTGA
- a CDS encoding polyprenyl synthetase family protein codes for MDFDTVKGLVEADMQAVNRVIHEQIQSGVPTIPAMGAYLINAGGKRLRPIILLLAARMGGERGPRPIPLAAVVEFIHSATLLHDDVVDGSELRRNHATANQLWGNAAAVLVGDFLYARSFEMMVEDGDMRIMATMAEATSVISQGEVAQLENADDPDLDAEAYFAVIAAKTAKLFEAAARIGAIVNAMEPEQELALARYGSLVGVAFQLMDDALDYQAEAATMGKNPGDDLVDGKATLPYIVAMQRARPQDREVLRAALGDDRREHLPAVLEIIARTGAIDYTLQSARERAEAAVDCLRHFGPGPERDALEFLARFSVQREY; via the coding sequence ATGGATTTTGATACGGTCAAAGGCCTGGTCGAGGCAGACATGCAAGCGGTCAATCGGGTCATCCATGAGCAAATCCAGTCGGGTGTGCCCACTATTCCGGCCATGGGTGCCTATCTCATCAATGCCGGTGGCAAGCGTCTGCGGCCCATCATCCTGTTGCTGGCGGCGCGCATGGGCGGTGAGCGTGGACCGCGCCCCATACCGTTGGCGGCGGTGGTGGAATTCATCCACAGTGCGACCCTGCTCCACGACGACGTGGTGGATGGCTCGGAACTGCGGCGCAATCACGCCACGGCGAATCAACTGTGGGGAAATGCCGCGGCCGTTCTGGTCGGCGATTTCCTCTACGCCCGTTCCTTCGAGATGATGGTGGAAGATGGCGACATGCGCATCATGGCCACCATGGCCGAGGCCACCAGCGTCATCTCCCAGGGCGAAGTGGCACAACTGGAGAATGCCGACGATCCTGATCTGGACGCCGAGGCCTACTTTGCGGTGATTGCCGCCAAGACCGCCAAGCTTTTTGAGGCCGCTGCCCGTATTGGCGCCATCGTCAATGCCATGGAGCCGGAGCAGGAATTGGCTCTGGCGCGTTATGGCTCCCTCGTGGGCGTTGCGTTTCAGCTGATGGACGACGCCCTGGATTATCAGGCGGAAGCCGCCACCATGGGCAAAAACCCGGGGGATGACCTCGTGGATGGCAAGGCGACCTTACCGTATATCGTTGCCATGCAGCGCGCTCGCCCGCAGGATCGGGAAGTGCTGCGCGCGGCCCTGGGCGATGACCGTCGCGAGCACTTGCCCGCAGTCCTCGAGATCATTGCCAGAACCGGGGCGATTGACTACACTTTGCAATCTGCACGGGAGCGGGCGGAAGCGGCGGTGGATTGCCTCAGGCATTTCGGACCCGGTCCCGAACGCGATGCCTTGGAGTTTCTGGCGCGTTTTTCGGTGCAGAGAGAGTACTGA
- a CDS encoding peptidoglycan D,D-transpeptidase FtsI family protein, whose protein sequence is MSKDPRNFQRKLPGWRAAALFAVIALAFAAVLARDAEVQGWLSQRLRSQGAIRMIQERPLPAQRGSILADNGQALAVNVPAVTVWADPRIFSREKAEWPRVAQVLGLTPAELAERVKAGGADFAYLERQVLPQLGREISALHVPGLYVQKTSRSYYPLGPVTTALIGLVHLDHHGAAGLERGYDSWLSGQPGREKVLVDGKGEVLRVLGRPRPPVNGHDLHLTIDPQIQYWAYMTLRAAQKHFGAENGSAVVMNVHSGQILAMVSVPSCNPNTRDGCTNPSDYVNNAVHQAFEPGSVMKPFMVAAALATGSIRPDQRFDVAHCLPVGGFCIRDDVVHRELDVAHILKYSSDVGAAKIALRTPAEAIAQMYRAAGFGEPAPLGFDEATAGVLPPAQSWDRARHATIALGYGVSVTTLQLAEGYAAIANGGYHVQPVLVAGQTGQSRRIMPAAIADRLRHWLEGVCAANGTGILAAIPGYSVAGKTGTANLANGKGGFNKKKTNATFVGFAPGFAPDLVMAVSLRGSTRYWNFGGVESAPVFRVTMRHALQRLDIAPRWCGSRACVSKDANVTTTQAEIWAEGGGK, encoded by the coding sequence ATGTCCAAGGATCCCCGCAACTTTCAAAGAAAGCTTCCTGGCTGGCGCGCCGCGGCGCTCTTCGCCGTGATCGCCCTGGCCTTTGCCGCGGTGCTTGCCCGCGATGCCGAGGTGCAGGGCTGGTTGTCGCAGCGCCTGCGCAGTCAGGGCGCCATCCGGATGATCCAGGAACGGCCCCTGCCCGCACAGCGCGGCAGCATCCTCGCCGACAACGGGCAGGCCTTGGCGGTCAACGTTCCGGCGGTAACGGTGTGGGCAGATCCGCGCATTTTCTCCCGCGAGAAGGCCGAGTGGCCAAGGGTTGCGCAGGTCTTGGGCTTGACGCCGGCAGAGCTCGCCGAGCGGGTCAAGGCGGGCGGCGCGGACTTTGCCTATCTGGAGCGCCAGGTTCTGCCGCAGCTGGGGCGGGAGATCTCGGCTCTGCACGTGCCCGGATTGTATGTGCAAAAAACCAGTCGCAGCTATTATCCCCTGGGACCGGTGACCACCGCCCTGATCGGTTTGGTCCACCTGGACCATCACGGGGCCGCAGGTCTCGAACGTGGCTACGACAGCTGGTTGAGCGGACAGCCGGGTCGGGAAAAGGTACTCGTCGACGGCAAGGGCGAGGTGCTGCGCGTGCTGGGCAGGCCGCGGCCGCCGGTGAACGGCCATGACCTGCATCTGACCATCGACCCGCAGATCCAGTACTGGGCGTACATGACCCTGCGGGCGGCACAAAAACATTTTGGTGCCGAGAACGGTTCAGCCGTGGTCATGAACGTGCATTCCGGACAGATCCTTGCCATGGTCAGTGTGCCCTCCTGCAATCCCAACACCCGCGATGGCTGTACGAATCCGTCGGACTACGTCAACAATGCCGTGCATCAGGCCTTTGAGCCCGGTTCGGTGATGAAACCCTTCATGGTGGCGGCGGCCTTGGCCACGGGCAGCATTCGCCCGGATCAGCGCTTCGACGTTGCCCATTGCCTACCCGTGGGCGGCTTCTGCATCCGCGACGACGTGGTGCATCGGGAGCTGGATGTAGCGCATATCCTCAAGTATTCCAGCGACGTGGGGGCCGCTAAGATCGCCCTGCGTACACCCGCAGAGGCTATCGCCCAGATGTACCGGGCCGCGGGTTTCGGCGAGCCGGCGCCGCTGGGCTTTGATGAGGCAACGGCTGGGGTATTGCCGCCAGCGCAGAGCTGGGATCGCGCGCGGCACGCTACCATCGCCCTGGGGTATGGAGTGTCGGTGACGACCCTGCAGTTGGCGGAGGGCTATGCCGCCATTGCCAACGGCGGCTACCACGTGCAACCGGTGCTGGTGGCGGGACAGACGGGTCAATCCCGGCGTATCATGCCGGCCGCCATTGCCGATCGGTTGCGGCACTGGCTCGAAGGGGTGTGTGCGGCCAACGGCACGGGTATATTGGCAGCCATTCCGGGCTACTCGGTCGCCGGCAAGACGGGTACGGCCAATCTTGCCAACGGCAAAGGCGGCTTCAACAAAAAGAAGACCAATGCCACCTTTGTCGGTTTTGCTCCGGGTTTTGCACCAGACCTCGTCATGGCGGTATCGTTGCGGGGAAGCACCCGCTACTGGAATTTCGGCGGGGTAGAATCGGCACCCGTTTTTCGGGTGACCATGCGCCACGCGCTGCAGCGGCTCGATATCGCACCGCGCTGGTGCGGTTCGCGCGCCTGTGTGAGCAAGGACGCCAATGTCACCACCACGCAGGCGGAGATCTGGGCGGAAGGAGGCGGCAAGTGA